A window of Chitinophagales bacterium contains these coding sequences:
- a CDS encoding DUF1573 domain-containing protein — protein sequence MKRIFLLLAVGLSLGACKMGTAKDEPKVEHGADLEKRLAALKDTTNLTTIEWLDSTYIEVGKVVKGQEVDVVYRFRNTGDKPLIIAQVTAGCGCTIPETPKEPYAPGAEGEIKARFNSANQTLGGHRKSVYVTANTKPNSYNILEFNVDVTER from the coding sequence ATGAAAAGAATATTCTTACTTCTGGCGGTTGGATTGAGCCTGGGTGCCTGCAAGATGGGAACGGCAAAAGACGAACCCAAAGTGGAACATGGTGCTGACCTGGAAAAAAGACTGGCTGCCCTGAAGGACACAACTAACCTAACCACCATTGAATGGCTGGATTCAACCTACATTGAGGTAGGTAAAGTAGTCAAAGGGCAAGAAGTAGATGTAGTATATCGTTTCCGGAACACTGGTGACAAACCCCTGATCATTGCCCAGGTAACTGCCGGATGTGGTTGCACCATTCCCGAAACACCCAAGGAACCCTATGCCCCGGGTGCAGAAGGCGAGATCAAGGCCCGGTTCAACAGTGCCAACCAGACCCTTGGTGGTCATCGCAAATCGGTATATGTAACAGCGAATACCAAACCCAACAGCTATAATATTTTAGAGTTCAATGTAGATGTGACCGAACGATAA
- the yajC gene encoding preprotein translocase subunit YajC: MQFFLLQQAQPSGPLGSFGGFFFMGAILIVFWLFFIRPQAKKQKQQKKFIEEVQKGDKVVTIAGIHGKVNKVNEDSTLQLEVSPGSYIVIEKSSVSMEMTQQVNKVTTPKA; this comes from the coding sequence ATGCAATTCTTTCTTTTACAACAAGCACAACCTTCAGGCCCTCTGGGTAGTTTTGGTGGATTCTTTTTCATGGGAGCAATCCTGATCGTTTTCTGGCTGTTCTTTATACGTCCGCAGGCCAAAAAACAAAAACAACAAAAGAAATTCATTGAGGAAGTTCAAAAAGGCGATAAGGTTGTTACCATCGCCGGTATTCATGGCAAGGTGAATAAAGTGAATGAAGACAGTACCCTTCAGCTCGAAGTAAGCCCCGGCAGCTATATCGTGATCGAAAAATCTTCGGTGAGTATGGAGATGACCCAACAGGTCAATAAGGTCACCACACCCAAGGCTTGA
- a CDS encoding dephospho-CoA kinase translates to MIRVGLTGGIGSGKSTIARIFEVLGIPVYYADPEAQQLMHNDPDLKAAIIRHFGPNSYSGDTLHRAYLSQLIFSQPEKRELLNGLVHPAVKKHAEEWMRRQSTPYAIHEAALIFEAGVTDRLDLVIGVYAPESLRLLRATRRDNSSIEEIKKRMKGQIEEEIKMKLCDHVIVNDEQQAVIPQVLALHQLLLEKSGTHG, encoded by the coding sequence ATGATTCGGGTTGGCTTAACTGGCGGTATAGGTAGTGGGAAATCCACCATCGCCCGGATATTTGAAGTACTCGGTATTCCGGTTTATTATGCCGACCCGGAAGCACAACAACTTATGCACAACGATCCGGACCTGAAAGCGGCGATCATTCGTCATTTCGGTCCGAATTCTTATTCAGGTGATACACTCCACCGCGCCTATCTTTCCCAACTCATTTTTTCACAACCGGAAAAAAGGGAATTACTCAATGGCCTGGTACACCCGGCTGTGAAAAAGCATGCGGAGGAATGGATGCGTCGACAATCCACGCCCTATGCCATTCACGAAGCCGCCCTCATTTTTGAAGCCGGGGTCACAGATCGGCTCGACCTGGTGATTGGTGTATATGCTCCTGAATCCCTTCGGCTGTTGCGGGCAACCCGGCGGGATAATTCCAGCATCGAAGAGATCAAAAAAAGAATGAAGGGTCAGATCGAAGAGGAGATCAAAATGAAACTATGTGACCATGTGATCGTCAATGACGAACAGCAGGCGGTCATACCCCAGGTATTGGCCCTTCACCAGCTATTGCTGGAAAAATCCGGAACCCATGGTTGA
- a CDS encoding CPBP family intramembrane metalloprotease produces the protein MVDQPTIFDHSLAILFGIYIPLVSGFRSARQFKHLHLGKAERSRFYLVNSAFLGGMGLIVLGNWLLHGRSLPDIGLTRMPQLNFHTLLYTGLFLVLYIGDLLSNTSSEKRKADTLEHWNQHTPFLPRYGSELPVYTLMCLAAGIGEEIVFRGFMIQYGLSLFSNFLPAPETWAVVLPALIFAIAHYYQGFKAVVKIAVLSVLFGWIYLYSQSLWIVMALHFGVDWLGGYLSTRMEREE, from the coding sequence ATGGTTGATCAACCTACTATTTTTGATCATAGCCTCGCTATTTTATTTGGCATTTATATACCTCTTGTTTCCGGATTCAGGAGTGCACGTCAATTCAAACACCTCCACCTCGGAAAAGCGGAACGGTCCCGGTTCTATCTGGTCAATAGCGCATTTCTTGGAGGGATGGGACTGATCGTGCTGGGTAATTGGTTACTCCATGGACGTTCTCTCCCTGATATAGGACTGACCCGGATGCCACAATTGAATTTCCATACCCTGCTCTACACCGGTTTATTCCTTGTCTTATATATTGGCGACCTGCTGAGCAATACCAGCTCTGAAAAAAGAAAGGCAGATACCCTGGAACACTGGAACCAGCATACTCCATTTTTGCCAAGATATGGTTCGGAATTACCCGTCTATACCCTCATGTGCCTTGCTGCGGGTATTGGAGAAGAAATCGTGTTCAGGGGTTTTATGATCCAATATGGTTTGTCGCTTTTTTCTAATTTCCTACCTGCGCCGGAAACCTGGGCGGTTGTACTACCTGCATTGATCTTCGCCATAGCCCATTATTATCAGGGGTTCAAGGCTGTGGTTAAAATCGCCGTTCTTTCTGTACTATTTGGATGGATATACCTGTACTCCCAGTCGCTCTGGATCGTCATGGCCCTTCATTTTGGCGTTGACTGGTTGGGTGGTTATTTGAGTACGAGAATGGAGCGGGAGGAATAA
- a CDS encoding pyridoxal phosphate-dependent aminotransferase, producing MAKLGRELRAKGADVIDLSLGEPDFDTPMHIKEAAKKAIDDNWSHYPPVAGYPDLREAVCQKLKRDNNLDYKPENVVVSTGAKQSLANAIMVLVDEGDEVVIPAPFWVSYSELVKIAGGVPVIVRTSTENGFKITPQEFEEVITDNTRVFLFSSPCNPSGSVYSRQELEGLVEVLRKYPQVSIISDEIYEYINFVGKHESIASFDDIKDRVIIINGLSKGFAMTGYRLGYIAASAEVAKACEKFQGQITSGANAVTQRAAITALTTDLRPSREMTEEFARRRERILGLLNEMPGISCVEPDGAFYVFPVVNKYFGKSDGEETIHNADDLCMYLLNKAHVSTVTGRAFGEPDCIRISFANSMEKIEKAMERVKAALAKLK from the coding sequence ATGGCCAAACTGGGGCGTGAACTGCGTGCCAAAGGTGCCGATGTGATCGATCTGAGTCTGGGTGAACCCGATTTTGATACCCCCATGCACATTAAAGAGGCCGCCAAAAAGGCCATCGATGATAACTGGAGCCACTATCCTCCTGTGGCAGGTTACCCCGACCTGCGGGAAGCCGTTTGCCAAAAATTAAAAAGAGACAATAACCTGGATTATAAACCTGAAAATGTTGTGGTATCTACCGGAGCCAAGCAAAGCCTGGCCAATGCCATCATGGTGCTGGTGGATGAAGGGGATGAGGTGGTGATTCCGGCCCCTTTCTGGGTTTCCTATTCAGAACTGGTGAAGATCGCGGGCGGTGTACCTGTGATCGTGCGTACCTCAACAGAGAATGGGTTTAAGATCACACCCCAGGAATTCGAAGAGGTGATCACAGATAATACCCGTGTATTTCTGTTTTCCTCGCCTTGTAACCCCAGCGGTTCGGTTTATTCCCGGCAGGAACTGGAAGGACTGGTAGAGGTTCTCCGAAAATACCCACAGGTATCCATCATTTCAGATGAGATCTATGAATACATCAATTTTGTGGGCAAACATGAAAGCATTGCCAGCTTTGACGATATTAAGGACCGGGTTATTATCATCAATGGTTTAAGCAAGGGTTTTGCCATGACCGGTTATCGGCTGGGGTATATTGCAGCGAGTGCGGAGGTGGCCAAAGCCTGTGAAAAATTCCAGGGGCAGATCACCAGTGGTGCAAACGCGGTGACCCAACGTGCCGCTATTACTGCTTTGACCACTGACCTGCGTCCCAGCCGCGAAATGACCGAAGAATTCGCCCGTCGCCGGGAACGTATACTCGGGCTTCTCAACGAAATGCCGGGCATTTCCTGTGTGGAACCCGATGGCGCTTTCTATGTATTTCCCGTTGTCAATAAGTATTTTGGAAAAAGCGATGGGGAAGAAACCATCCACAATGCCGATGACCTTTGTATGTATCTCCTGAATAAGGCCCATGTATCAACCGTTACCGGACGTGCCTTTGGTGAACCCGATTGTATTCGGATATCCTTTGCCAATAGCATGGAAAAGATCGAAAAAGCAATGGAGCGTGTGAAAGCGGCGCTGGCGAAACTGAAATAG
- the secDF gene encoding protein translocase subunit SecDF, giving the protein MQLKGLVSFFTVLLIAICAWQLSFTWFVRSHENKMQSRAEKQVSASLATPVAKYPGDLASQKVYKEDTFDVAVKERLSALLDSTKETKVTWWGTSYKKARESELNLGLDLQGGMNVTMEVELVGLLKSMANNSKDPNFLKSLENANARKANSNADFITLFSEEYKKLAPNGRLASLFASNNQGKIKVDDGNDKVIAEIRSEAKEAINRTYRILSSRIDQFGVAQPNINLEEAKGIITVELPGIDDEERVRKYLQASANLQFWEVYKPEELNNSLIAAQTAYDNFIKGIKSDDTTGKIDTAAGKQQTLAEQLGGGATTTTATAQEGAKTLFDMTGTGGGWIGGPNESGAFGSVAINDTGRFRDVLENPVFRNKLPGDAKFVYGLAPRLDNGKTSDRLPIYALKTYGREVAPLEGDVVTDARPDFNPTTNQPIVSMSMNNIGARDWAKLTKKSHEGQIPIAIVLDDIVYSAPVANEEITGGNSQITGRFNVEEATDLANILKAGKLPAPAKIVQEQVVGPTLGEDAILGGRNAFLISFAVIFLLMLVYYNTAGWIANIALILNLLFTIGVLAALGATLTAPGIAGLVLTIGMAVDTNVIIYERIKEELTKGKAYLPAISDGYRRSLPPVLDAHVTTLLTAIILFYFGLGPVKGFATTQILGIILSLFCGILVSRWVSDMFTNRKRHLEYFTGVSRRVFKHAAIKFIEYRKVAYGISVVVLLLGVGAVVNGFDQGVEFSGGRSYQVRFDQSITSKIEDMRKDLEVSFGENPVIKTLGGNNQVDITTSYLIKDTRPGVDSMVSRKLYEGLKKYLPQDLTFEKFNTTKQYKLGSKTVLPTISDDLKSGAMWATFWSLLVIALYIFIRFRDWRYSLGTIVALLHDVLVILAVFSFLKGVVPFPLEIDQHFIAAVLTVIGFSMNDTVIVFDRIREDSRLMPNAPRAQVINRAINETLSRTVMTSLTVFLVILILFLVGGEVTRGFAFAMLIGIVTGTYSSIFVAAPILVDLGGNKPLGGKESVKVK; this is encoded by the coding sequence ATGCAACTGAAAGGTTTGGTTAGTTTTTTCACGGTTCTTCTGATCGCGATCTGCGCCTGGCAGCTCTCCTTCACTTGGTTTGTGCGCAGCCATGAGAATAAAATGCAGTCCCGTGCCGAGAAGCAGGTAAGCGCCAGTTTGGCCACCCCTGTTGCCAAGTATCCCGGCGATCTCGCCAGTCAGAAGGTTTACAAAGAAGACACCTTCGATGTAGCCGTGAAAGAAAGACTTAGCGCATTGCTTGACAGCACCAAGGAAACGAAAGTAACCTGGTGGGGGACATCCTATAAAAAAGCCCGGGAATCTGAACTCAACCTGGGTCTTGACCTGCAAGGCGGGATGAACGTAACCATGGAAGTGGAACTGGTGGGCTTATTGAAATCCATGGCCAACAATTCCAAGGACCCCAACTTCCTGAAATCCCTGGAGAATGCGAATGCACGCAAAGCCAACAGCAATGCGGATTTCATTACCCTCTTTTCGGAAGAATACAAAAAGCTTGCGCCGAATGGTCGCCTGGCTTCCCTTTTTGCTTCCAATAATCAGGGAAAGATCAAGGTGGATGATGGGAATGATAAAGTGATCGCCGAGATCAGAAGCGAAGCGAAAGAAGCGATCAATCGTACCTATCGAATCCTGAGCAGCCGTATTGACCAATTTGGTGTGGCCCAACCTAATATCAACCTGGAAGAGGCAAAAGGAATTATTACCGTTGAGCTTCCCGGTATTGATGATGAAGAGCGGGTACGTAAATACCTGCAAGCTTCGGCCAACCTCCAATTCTGGGAAGTATACAAGCCCGAAGAATTAAATAACTCATTGATCGCGGCACAAACCGCTTATGATAATTTTATTAAAGGGATCAAGTCAGATGACACCACCGGAAAAATAGATACTGCTGCTGGTAAACAACAAACACTGGCCGAGCAATTGGGCGGTGGGGCTACCACCACGACTGCTACTGCACAAGAAGGAGCTAAAACCCTTTTTGATATGACCGGAACTGGCGGTGGATGGATCGGTGGACCCAACGAAAGCGGGGCCTTCGGTTCTGTTGCCATTAATGATACCGGCCGTTTCCGTGATGTGTTGGAAAATCCTGTTTTCCGGAACAAACTCCCCGGCGATGCCAAATTTGTTTATGGGCTTGCTCCGCGGTTAGACAATGGTAAAACCAGCGATCGCCTCCCCATCTATGCACTCAAGACCTATGGTCGTGAAGTAGCTCCATTGGAAGGAGATGTGGTGACCGATGCGCGTCCCGATTTCAACCCCACCACCAATCAACCCATCGTATCGATGTCGATGAACAATATTGGTGCACGTGATTGGGCGAAACTGACCAAGAAAAGTCATGAAGGACAAATTCCCATCGCCATCGTATTGGATGATATCGTTTATTCAGCTCCGGTTGCGAACGAAGAGATCACCGGTGGAAATTCACAGATCACCGGACGCTTCAATGTTGAAGAAGCTACCGACCTGGCGAATATCCTGAAAGCCGGTAAACTCCCCGCCCCTGCCAAGATCGTTCAAGAGCAGGTAGTTGGACCTACCCTTGGCGAAGATGCCATCCTGGGTGGACGCAACGCCTTCCTTATCTCCTTTGCTGTGATCTTCCTGCTGATGCTGGTGTATTATAACACTGCCGGTTGGATCGCCAATATCGCGCTTATCCTGAACCTGCTGTTTACCATTGGTGTGCTGGCCGCCCTAGGCGCCACATTGACCGCACCGGGTATCGCTGGTCTGGTATTGACCATTGGTATGGCAGTGGATACCAACGTAATCATCTATGAACGGATCAAGGAGGAACTGACAAAGGGCAAGGCCTATTTGCCAGCCATTTCCGATGGTTACCGGCGTTCATTGCCTCCGGTACTGGATGCCCACGTGACCACCTTGCTTACAGCGATCATCCTGTTCTATTTTGGATTAGGTCCGGTAAAAGGTTTTGCCACTACACAGATCCTGGGTATCATTCTTTCCCTGTTCTGCGGTATCCTGGTGAGCCGTTGGGTATCTGATATGTTTACGAACCGGAAACGCCACCTCGAATATTTCACCGGTGTTTCCCGTCGGGTATTCAAACATGCAGCAATTAAATTCATTGAATACAGAAAGGTTGCTTATGGCATCTCTGTTGTTGTGCTATTACTCGGAGTTGGTGCCGTTGTGAATGGTTTCGATCAGGGTGTGGAGTTCAGCGGTGGACGTAGCTATCAGGTCCGGTTTGACCAGTCCATCACCTCTAAGATCGAAGACATGCGGAAGGACCTCGAAGTTTCTTTTGGGGAAAATCCCGTGATCAAAACCCTGGGTGGAAACAATCAGGTGGATATCACAACCTCCTACCTTATTAAAGATACCCGTCCGGGTGTAGATTCCATGGTGTCGCGCAAACTTTACGAAGGTTTGAAGAAATACCTGCCACAGGATTTGACATTTGAGAAGTTCAATACGACCAAGCAATACAAACTCGGTTCCAAGACCGTGTTACCCACCATTTCGGATGACCTGAAATCTGGGGCCATGTGGGCGACTTTCTGGTCGCTTCTGGTGATTGCCCTGTATATCTTTATCCGTTTCCGCGACTGGAGATACTCATTGGGTACGATCGTGGCCTTGCTGCATGACGTGCTTGTCATCCTGGCCGTATTCTCCTTCCTGAAGGGCGTTGTTCCTTTCCCGCTGGAGATCGATCAGCACTTTATCGCGGCGGTACTGACCGTTATCGGTTTCTCGATGAACGATACGGTGATCGTATTTGACCGGATCCGGGAAGACAGCCGGTTAATGCCCAATGCCCCAAGGGCACAGGTCATCAACCGTGCCATCAATGAAACCCTGAGCCGGACTGTAATGACCTCGCTGACCGTTTTCCTGGTAATCCTCATCCTCTTCCTCGTAGGAGGTGAAGTAACCCGCGGATTTGCGTTTGCCATGTTGATCGGTATCGTAACGGGTACTTATTCTTCCATCTTCGTGGCGGCTCCGATCCTGGTTGACCTGGGCGGAAATAAGCCTTTGGGTGGCAAGGAGAGTGTCAAGGTTAAATAA
- a CDS encoding iron-sulfur cluster assembly accessory protein has product METSTLNPVSFTPGALVELKKLMQAPDFDASQRLRVGVKGGGCSGMTYVLGFDKPEADDHAFSIEGIPCVMKKAHEIYLYGMEIDWQDGLGNRGFTFSNPNASSTCGCGTSFAV; this is encoded by the coding sequence ATGGAAACAAGTACATTAAATCCGGTCAGCTTTACCCCAGGAGCCCTGGTGGAGCTGAAAAAACTGATGCAGGCCCCCGATTTTGATGCTTCCCAACGCCTTCGGGTGGGAGTGAAGGGAGGTGGTTGTTCGGGTATGACCTATGTGCTGGGTTTTGACAAACCTGAAGCAGACGATCACGCCTTTTCCATCGAAGGCATTCCCTGTGTGATGAAGAAAGCCCATGAAATTTACCTCTATGGTATGGAGATCGATTGGCAGGATGGATTGGGGAACCGCGGGTTTACCTTTAGTAACCCGAATGCGAGCAGTACCTGCGGGTGCGGGACGAGCTTTGCTGTTTGA
- a CDS encoding methylmalonyl-CoA mutase, which yields MEENKRFTDSGIEIKPLYTAPDGAIPVTSELPGSFPYTRGVQADMYRGKLWTMRQYAGFSTAEESNKRYHYLLSQGVMGLSVAFDLPTQIGYDSDHALADGEVGKVGVAIDSIDDMQALFKGIKLEEVSTSMTINATGFILLSLYVALAKQQGADLKKIAGTIQNDILKEYAARGTYIYPPKPSMRIITDIFEWCSREVPKWNTISISGYHIREAGSTAVQEIAFTLANGKAYVKAALEKGLDINVFGKRLSFFFNAHNNLFEEVAKFRAARRMWAQMMKDLGATDQKAMMLRFHTQTGGSTLTAQQPLNNISRVTIQTLAAVMGGTQSLHTNGYDEALSLPTEEAARIALRTQQIVAYESGVVDTVDPLAGSFYVESLTREIEEAAWKLMEKIDAMGGSVSAIEQGFIQEEIAKSAYAYQRQIEENEKIIVGVNKFESGEAEHIPILKIDDNIQKQQVAKLTEFKNNRDRARVDQCLQDLNDKAVSGENLLPVVIEAVENKCTLGEVADELRGVFGEYR from the coding sequence ATGGAAGAAAATAAACGGTTCACTGATTCCGGAATAGAGATCAAACCCCTGTATACGGCCCCCGATGGCGCTATCCCTGTTACCTCTGAATTACCTGGCTCCTTCCCTTATACCAGAGGCGTTCAGGCAGACATGTACAGGGGAAAACTCTGGACAATGCGCCAATACGCGGGGTTCTCCACCGCCGAAGAAAGCAATAAACGTTACCATTACCTGCTTTCCCAAGGGGTGATGGGACTGAGCGTAGCCTTTGACCTGCCTACACAGATCGGATATGACAGCGATCATGCACTCGCAGATGGAGAAGTGGGAAAGGTGGGTGTAGCGATCGATAGCATCGATGATATGCAGGCCCTCTTCAAAGGCATCAAGCTGGAAGAAGTTTCAACCTCCATGACCATCAATGCCACCGGTTTTATTCTGCTGAGCTTGTATGTAGCCCTCGCGAAACAACAAGGAGCTGATCTCAAAAAGATCGCCGGAACCATCCAGAATGATATCCTGAAAGAATATGCCGCACGGGGTACCTATATATATCCGCCGAAACCTTCCATGCGCATCATCACGGATATCTTCGAATGGTGCAGCCGGGAGGTTCCCAAATGGAATACGATTTCCATTTCCGGTTACCATATCCGGGAGGCCGGTAGTACCGCTGTACAAGAGATCGCTTTTACCCTGGCCAACGGTAAAGCCTATGTAAAAGCCGCCCTGGAAAAAGGGCTTGATATCAATGTATTTGGTAAAAGGCTCTCCTTCTTCTTCAATGCCCATAATAACCTGTTTGAAGAAGTGGCCAAATTCAGGGCCGCTAGACGTATGTGGGCCCAAATGATGAAGGATCTGGGTGCCACCGACCAAAAGGCCATGATGCTCCGCTTCCATACGCAAACTGGTGGCAGCACACTCACGGCCCAACAACCTTTGAATAATATTTCCCGTGTTACTATTCAAACATTGGCTGCCGTAATGGGTGGAACACAAAGCCTCCACACCAACGGTTATGATGAGGCCCTGAGCCTTCCCACCGAAGAAGCAGCACGTATTGCCTTGCGTACGCAACAGATCGTTGCCTATGAAAGTGGTGTGGTTGATACGGTAGATCCATTGGCTGGAAGTTTTTATGTGGAATCACTGACCCGCGAGATCGAAGAAGCTGCCTGGAAACTGATGGAAAAGATCGATGCGATGGGTGGCAGTGTGTCCGCCATTGAACAGGGCTTTATCCAGGAAGAGATCGCGAAAAGCGCTTACGCCTATCAACGGCAGATCGAAGAGAATGAAAAGATCATTGTCGGTGTAAATAAATTTGAAAGTGGTGAGGCTGAACATATCCCCATTCTTAAGATCGATGACAATATCCAAAAACAACAGGTAGCCAAACTCACCGAATTTAAAAATAACCGCGACCGCGCCCGGGTTGATCAATGTCTGCAAGACCTGAACGATAAGGCCGTTAGCGGAGAAAACCTGTTGCCTGTAGTGATCGAGGCTGTAGAGAACAAATGTACATTGGGCGAAGTGGCAGATGAACTGAGGGGTGTTTTTGGGGAATACCGATAG
- a CDS encoding glycoside hydrolase family 97 protein, which yields MRFTILFFLFLPLFSLGQVKELQSPDRTIRVSISISDSIAYKVEVDGHQVLNYSAMDMIVSGMPLGKKAKLKKTQYREGRDTILSPVPEKRTRIPDRYNELSLIFSNGFSLQFRAYDDGVAYRFQLQKKDSVYIQSERATYQFPENHLVYYPRVVKRDNLDIFHTSFEEPYQIKAMDSVPAEDLAFSPVLVKPATGPKLLLTESDLEDYPGMFISRGEGLSLKGVFAPFPLEEKMTEGEFPQYVVTKRADYIAYTNGSRSFPWRVMVIARHDKELPGNDLVYRLAPPSRIGDASWVKPGKGTDEWIIGINLFNVPFKAGINTATYKFYIDFAKRFGFERIMMDAGWSDYKDLFKIHPDINMEEISRYAREKGIKLSMWTLALTLEKQLEPALEQFNRWGVDFIMTDFMDRDDQSMVGFYHNIAKACARHKIMVMFHGAFKPAGFNRTYPHAVTREGVLGSEYNIWSEKATPDHNLLLPFIRMVSGPMDYEPGILDNATKETFRPIGNKVMAPGTRAHQLAMFVVYESPIQIFSGNPSAGLLEPAFMELLGSIPTTWDETIILDAILGEYIITARRKGNDWFIAGMTNWTARDLTLDLGFLDFREYDITVCLDGVNADRYASDHILKQYRDYRPEKLTLHLAPGGGFVFRIRKP from the coding sequence ATGCGCTTCACAATTCTCTTTTTCCTTTTTCTCCCGCTCTTTAGCCTGGGTCAGGTAAAAGAACTTCAGTCACCGGACAGGACGATCCGCGTTTCCATTTCCATTTCAGATTCGATCGCCTATAAAGTGGAGGTAGATGGCCATCAGGTATTGAACTATTCTGCCATGGACATGATCGTATCGGGAATGCCACTGGGAAAAAAAGCAAAACTTAAGAAAACACAATACCGCGAAGGCCGGGATACTATCCTCTCCCCAGTTCCTGAAAAAAGAACCCGTATTCCGGACCGGTACAATGAACTCTCCCTTATTTTTTCCAATGGGTTTTCGTTACAATTCAGGGCCTATGATGATGGCGTGGCCTATCGCTTTCAATTACAAAAGAAGGACAGTGTCTATATCCAGTCCGAACGAGCTACCTATCAATTCCCGGAAAATCATCTTGTATATTACCCGAGGGTCGTAAAACGGGATAACTTGGATATTTTTCACACCAGCTTTGAGGAGCCTTATCAGATCAAAGCGATGGATAGTGTTCCCGCAGAGGACCTGGCCTTTAGTCCGGTACTGGTGAAACCGGCCACAGGCCCTAAACTCCTGCTCACTGAATCCGATCTCGAGGATTATCCGGGTATGTTCATTTCCCGGGGGGAAGGCCTTTCATTAAAAGGCGTATTTGCCCCTTTCCCGTTGGAAGAAAAAATGACGGAGGGAGAATTTCCCCAGTACGTGGTCACCAAACGCGCGGATTATATTGCCTATACCAATGGCTCCAGGTCCTTTCCCTGGCGGGTGATGGTGATTGCTCGTCATGATAAAGAACTACCCGGAAATGATCTCGTATATCGCCTGGCACCTCCTTCCCGGATCGGGGATGCATCCTGGGTCAAACCCGGCAAGGGTACGGATGAATGGATCATCGGTATCAATCTATTTAATGTGCCTTTTAAAGCAGGGATCAATACTGCCACCTATAAATTTTATATTGATTTTGCCAAGCGTTTTGGGTTTGAACGCATCATGATGGATGCAGGCTGGAGTGATTATAAGGACCTCTTCAAGATCCATCCGGATATTAATATGGAAGAGATCAGCCGTTATGCCCGCGAGAAAGGGATCAAACTCAGTATGTGGACATTGGCCCTGACCCTGGAAAAACAACTGGAACCCGCCCTGGAGCAATTCAACCGCTGGGGGGTGGATTTTATCATGACCGATTTTATGGACCGGGATGACCAATCCATGGTTGGATTTTATCACAATATAGCCAAGGCTTGTGCCCGGCATAAGATCATGGTCATGTTTCATGGTGCTTTCAAACCGGCAGGGTTTAACCGGACCTACCCGCATGCGGTAACACGCGAAGGGGTATTGGGTTCGGAATACAATATCTGGAGCGAGAAAGCCACACCGGATCACAATCTGCTTCTCCCCTTTATCAGGATGGTATCAGGACCTATGGACTATGAACCCGGTATCCTGGACAATGCGACCAAAGAAACCTTTCGGCCCATTGGGAATAAGGTAATGGCCCCGGGAACTCGTGCCCACCAACTCGCTATGTTCGTGGTATATGAAAGTCCCATTCAGATCTTTTCCGGTAATCCTTCGGCCGGTCTTTTAGAGCCTGCCTTTATGGAGCTACTGGGAAGTATCCCTACAACCTGGGACGAAACGATTATACTGGACGCAATATTGGGAGAGTACATCATCACCGCCAGACGAAAAGGCAATGATTGGTTTATCGCCGGAATGACCAATTGGACAGCCCGGGACCTGACCCTGGATCTGGGTTTCCTCGATTTCAGAGAATATGATATAACCGTCTGCCTGGACGGGGTGAATGCAGACCGGTATGCTTCAGACCACATCCTCAAGCAGTACCGCGATTACAGGCCCGAAAAATTAACTTTACATCTCGCCCCGGGTGGGGGATTTGTTTTTCGAATAAGAAAGCCATAG